The sequence below is a genomic window from Serratia nevei.
CAAGCCGGGTTCGAGCATGCCGAAGTGTGGTTCCAATGCTTCAACTTCGGTTCGCTGATCGCCCTGAAAGCGGGGGATGCGCAATGATCGAGTTCGGTGATTTCTATCAGCGCATCGCCAAAAGCCCCCTCAGCCATTGGCTGGACACCCTGCCTGCGCAGCTCAGCGCCTGGCAACGCGAATCGCTGCACGGCAAATTCAAACAGTGGTTTAACTCGGTAGAACATTTGCCGACGCTGACCCCAACCCGCCTCGATCTGCTGCACGGCGTACGCGCCGAGATGGAGCCTGCCCTGTCGCCGGGCCAGCTCGAGGGCATCGAGAAAATGCTGCGCACCCTGATGCCATGGCGTAAAGGGCCGTTCTCGCTGTATGGCATCGATATCGATACCGAATGGCATTCCGACTGGAAGTGGGATCGCGTGCTGCCGCACATTTCTCCGCTGGCCGGCCGCACCATTCTCGACGTCGGCTGCGGCAGCGGCTATCACCTGTGGCGCATGATCGGCGCCGGCGCACACTTTGCCGTCGGCATCGATCCGATGCAGCTGTTCCTGTGCCAGTTCGAAGCGGT
It includes:
- the cmoB gene encoding tRNA 5-methoxyuridine(34)/uridine 5-oxyacetic acid(34) synthase CmoB → MIEFGDFYQRIAKSPLSHWLDTLPAQLSAWQRESLHGKFKQWFNSVEHLPTLTPTRLDLLHGVRAEMEPALSPGQLEGIEKMLRTLMPWRKGPFSLYGIDIDTEWHSDWKWDRVLPHISPLAGRTILDVGCGSGYHLWRMIGAGAHFAVGIDPMQLFLCQFEAVRKLLGGDQRAHLLPLGIEQLPDLAAFDTVFSMGVLYHRRSPLDHLYQLKNQLVAEGELVLETLVVEGDRHQVLVPGDRYAQMRNVYFIPSAEALKCWLEKCGFVDVKIADMCVTSLEEQRRTDWMTSESLAEFLDPNDRSKTIEGYPAPLRAVLTAKKP